The following nucleotide sequence is from Gammaproteobacteria bacterium.
CGCGCATTTCCTGGCAAGCGCGCGTGCCACGCCGTTGGGTCCCTGGGTCCAGCTACTGCAGCCCGATGACGGTGCGCATGCAATCGAGCGACGGCTGCGCGCCCGCTATCTCGCTGAAGTCGAAACGCTGAGCCACTGGACGGTCGAGGGAACTGAGGATGCCGTGGCGTGGTGCCGATATCTGCCCTATCTGGGCGTAATCGAGCACCTGGCGCGTGAGGGGGAGGTCTACAGCTGGATGCGTGAAGATCCGTTTCTCGATGCCTGGATCAGCGGCGAGGATCGCGGTGGACTGAGTGATACATTCAGCTCACCGCTGGCCGCCGATGTCGGGATACGCGAACTCTGGCTCGCTGGCCTGCGCTCCCGGCTGCCCGCGTCCCTGGTCGAATCGGTCGCAGGAAACACACTGCTGGAGCGCGTCTCCCTGGCCTTGCATATGCACCCTGTACAGGCCGGTGTGGCCGAGGTCGCGCCATCGCTGCGCAGTCTGCTGCACCGCTATCTGGACGCCCGCATCATGCTGCCAGTCTATCTGGTGTTGTTTTTCTGGATGCTGGAACGTCTTCAGGCCGAATTGATCAGCCGGCGCATCTTCGAGGCCAGGGTGGGATTCGCATGAGCCTGCGTCCGGTTCCGGCCCGTTGGTTCGAGATCGTGGTGCCGCGCACCTCATGCGTCATCGCGCTGGAAGCGCTCGCCGCCACCGGCGAGGTCGAACTGGAAATGCGCGAAGGGCGCCAGCAAAGCCTGCGGCTCGACGTCATGCGTGAACAGGTGGCGCATTACGACAAGCTGACGCGTCGTTATCAGACCTGGTGGCCCGAGCCGGTCTTTCAGCGCGTCGGGCAGGAAGACCTGCCGCCCGAATCGGTGCTGGACACCGCGCTTCAGCACATCGAGGACTGGCAGGTCGATGCCGACACGTCCATCAACACCCTGGAGTCGTTGCGTTCGCAGCGCGAGGAATGCCAGTTCTGGCGCGAGGCCCTGACTGCATTGCATACGGCGGGAATCGAGTTGTCCCTGCTGAGCCGCGGCGAGTTCCTGTCGGTCAAGTGCTGCTGCCAGCTGCCTGAAGGATCCCAGCCTGTTTACGAGGACGTGCTGTCGCTGCCGTTCTATACGCCCACCGGCGCCTGCCTGCTGGCGCTGGTGCCGGGCAACCGCGAAGGCGTTTTCATGCGCGGCATGAGTCTCGCCCACGCGGTATGCCGCGATCTGCCCGACTGGCTGCAGGATGTGACGGACTTCGAGGCGCAGATCGCCGCGCGCGAGCAGGCCATCGCCGCCGAGGATGCGCAGTACCGGGAGCAGCTGGCCGATATCAATCAGCGCCACGACATGCCCTCGGCCCTCGGTGAGCTGGAGCGCGGCAAGTGGCTGCTGCAGCATGTAGACAATCTGCCAGCAAGCGCGCACCTGTCCTGGCTGACCGGCTGGACCACGCTCGAGAACACCGAGCCGCTGGACAAGGCGCTGGAAAAGGCCGGCGTCAGAGGACTGGTGCATTTCCCGCCGGCCCCCACCGACAAGTCGCCCCCGCTGCGCATGCGCCACAGCAGCTGGGTCAGGCCGTTCGAGGTGTTCACGCGTGCGCTGGGCATTCCCGGCCGCGACGAGGCGGATCCCAGCGCGCTGCTGGCGGTGATCGTGCCGCTGATGTTCGGCTACATGTTCGGCGACGTGGGGCAGGGCGCGGTATTGGCGGTCGCCGGCCTGATCCTGCAGCGCCGCTGGCCGGTGGCGCGCATTCTGGTGATCTGCGGCGGCGCGGCCGTATTATTTGGCGCGTTGTTCGGCAGCGTGTTTTCGCTGGAAAACCTGCTCCCGCCGCTCTGGCTGCATCCGCTCTCCGATCCCCTGTTA
It contains:
- a CDS encoding V-type ATPase 116kDa subunit family protein, translated to MSLRPVPARWFEIVVPRTSCVIALEALAATGEVELEMREGRQQSLRLDVMREQVAHYDKLTRRYQTWWPEPVFQRVGQEDLPPESVLDTALQHIEDWQVDADTSINTLESLRSQREECQFWREALTALHTAGIELSLLSRGEFLSVKCCCQLPEGSQPVYEDVLSLPFYTPTGACLLALVPGNREGVFMRGMSLAHAVCRDLPDWLQDVTDFEAQIAAREQAIAAEDAQYREQLADINQRHDMPSALGELERGKWLLQHVDNLPASAHLSWLTGWTTLENTEPLDKALEKAGVRGLVHFPPAPTDKSPPLRMRHSSWVRPFEVFTRALGIPGRDEADPSALLAVIVPLMFGYMFGDVGQGAVLAVAGLILQRRWPVARILVICGGAAVLFGALFGSVFSLENLLPPLWLHPLSDPLLLLEIPLIGGVLLLTLGIVINGFESRWRRPGGFAWVGDAGFLVIYWGLVGGFLNSGLFMLALLGLLVYLLGHAERGRMLASMLGALAHLIETTFQILINTLSFLRVGAFALAHAGLSSAVISLAETTGNRFGFVVILVIGNVLILAIEGLVVSIQTTRLVLFEFFVRFLQGTGRPFRPVPFPPSANRSDHVQKNS